From the Martelella mediterranea DSM 17316 genome, one window contains:
- a CDS encoding response regulator transcription factor: MAEPQEIVLLVDDSPDALSFLTEALEASGYSVLIATSGASALSIVERITPDIVLMDAVMPKMDGFEACRRLKAGPSAETPVIFMTGLSETEHIVHALESGGVDYLTKPINIDELRARIRVHLANARSTQSARVALDATGRHLLACDVDGALRWMTPQASRLIHDAVGAGADLGFVSRQLADWLAGTEPVASPDAILPITENGKKLFQLAFLEKTGASEFLFRVTPANPVSDDEALRKEFPLTAREAEVLAWIAKGKTNRDIGDILGLSTRTVNKHLETIYVKLGVENRASAAVKAAYVLHGM; this comes from the coding sequence ATGGCTGAGCCACAGGAAATCGTTCTGCTCGTCGATGACAGTCCGGATGCGCTGAGTTTCCTGACCGAGGCGCTGGAGGCGTCCGGCTATTCCGTGCTGATCGCGACCTCGGGCGCGAGCGCGCTTTCAATCGTCGAGCGGATCACGCCCGATATCGTGCTGATGGATGCGGTGATGCCCAAGATGGACGGCTTCGAGGCCTGCCGCAGGCTGAAGGCCGGGCCCTCCGCCGAAACGCCGGTGATCTTCATGACCGGGCTTTCGGAGACCGAGCATATCGTCCACGCGCTGGAATCGGGCGGGGTCGATTACCTCACCAAGCCGATCAATATCGACGAGCTGCGCGCGCGCATCCGGGTCCATCTCGCCAATGCCCGCTCGACCCAGAGCGCGCGGGTGGCGCTGGACGCCACCGGCCGCCACCTGCTGGCCTGCGATGTCGATGGCGCACTGCGCTGGATGACCCCGCAGGCAAGCCGGCTGATCCACGACGCGGTCGGCGCCGGCGCCGATCTCGGCTTCGTCTCACGCCAGCTCGCGGACTGGCTTGCAGGCACCGAACCGGTGGCCAGCCCGGATGCCATTCTTCCGATCACCGAAAACGGCAAAAAGCTGTTTCAGCTCGCTTTTCTGGAAAAGACCGGGGCCAGCGAATTCCTGTTCCGCGTCACCCCCGCGAACCCCGTCAGCGACGACGAGGCGCTGCGCAAGGAATTCCCGCTGACCGCGCGCGAGGCCGAGGTTCTGGCCTGGATCGCCAAGGGCAAGACCAACCGCGATATCGGCGACATCCTCGGCCTTTCCACCCGCACGGTGAACAAGCATCTCGAAACCATCTATGTGAAGCTCGGCGTCGAAAACCGGGCGTCGGCGGCGGTGAAAGCGGCCTATGTGCTGCACGGGATGTGA